ACCAATTTCAGCCAGCAAATTAAATGAGGTCATTTGATGCAATTTCATAGGCGGTGGTGCTTGTCCTGGTTGCAGAACCCACACCCCGTTGTGCACACCAACGAGTTTATTGTCTTTCAGTAAAACAGCACCCTGACACCTGTTGGGAAACGCAACCGTATGCAGCATTACTTGTGCATCTTTGAGAGGACTCAAACCAAAGAAATTTCCATCTTGAACTATCGGTCTGCCTGAAAGCGGGTCCAAATAAAAACCAAATATTTGATCCCAAACATTTACGCCAGGTGCGCCTACTAGCGGTGCACCCAATTGACCACTCATACTAAATTGCCGCGCTTGTGTCGGCTGCACATAGACAAGACTGTGCAACTCATGCAATCCCCAAAGCGCAGTATATGTGTCAGACCCAATACGTTCACCAAGTTTGTCGATAGTTATGTAGCTGTCCAACGACTGCCAAATCCTTTCGACAACCCAATGCAAACTCGGGTTTATCCTTCCTGGGTCATATTGTCCCACCGAGCGTATATAGCGAGTCTCAGTGCCACCATGTGCAGAAATAATTTGTGGAAGCTCCTGCGCGCGACGTTTGGCTTCCGCCAACATTGCGTTTGTATCCATCTGAGTATCAGGAATGCCTTCGAAAGGAAAATCGCTTTGAGCTTGGAAGAGAAAACTGCCAGGTCGTCCCCTATAGACAGCCTCAAACAGTCCCATTTCGCCTATCAATTGCTCATAGACAACTTTTTCTATTCGACCAGGAGCATAAAGCAAGCGTGCAATTGGTCTATTGCGCAAATCAAACAAGGTAAGAGTGCCTGTTTTGCCTGTAGCTAAAACAACTTCCAGCACAGAGGCCACATCATTGGGCGAAACTGTCCCCGAGACGTCCGTACCTGTGACCGATAATGGCACAACCAGATTGGAATTAAGTTGCGCCAACTTTTCCGAACTAAACGGCTTAATTTCCGGATCAAGAGTCAAACTTGCTATGTCATTGGGCAATAGCAGCGGCTTGTCTAACGGCAAGCTGGACAACGAAAGATAATTATTATAAGCGTCTCGCTGATTAAAGCCTGGGTGCAAGTGCACAAACTTGACGCCCATTCTTACGCCGGGATGTGGGAATCTGACTTCAAGAGCACCGGGAAAATCCACATACTGAAAAACAGCACCGGCAGAAGTTGCCGCCTGATTCGGCGCGATTAAGCTTATGAGCCCGAGATATTTTTCAGGCTTGGTTGTGCGGTCATAAACAAAACCAACGGAGTCTCTGACAAAATCGAGAATTATCGTTGCTGATTTATCAGTAGCCATGAAAGTCCCTTTCTTGCCACGATATACCACTGAAATTAGATGACATACTGAATTGTAACGGGTATATAGAAATTACCGCCAATATTCCCTTGGAGTTGAGAAATGGGTGAAGGACACGGACAGCAAGTCATTGAAAAAAAGCCTGGCATAGGCGACACAGAGACATATCCGAATTATCGAGTCATTCTACTCAACGATGATCACAATACATTCGAACACGTAGCAAGTTGCCTGATGAAACACATTCCAGCAATGAGCTCTGACAAGGCTTGGGGTCTGACTAATCAAGTCCACTTCGAAGGTGCCGCCACAGTTTGGTGCGGACCAAGAGAAGTTGCCGAACTCTACTATGAATTGCTCAAACAAGAAGGACTAACTGCAACTATTGAGCCGGATGCCTAATTAGGCATCACCTGTGCGCAACCACTTCTTCATCGGTGTTTCAGTAAACTTATCTATAAGTCGTCCCAAGGTGTGACTAGCAACAAGGCTCAAACCTTTGCTCCACCAAGTGTTCAACAGTGGCGCCTTACTCAAGATAATTCTTGGACCCAAAATGTCTGCGACAATGCGCGCTGTTTGAAATTCGTTTTTGTCCAATCCCGTGACTGCGTCAATGCCAATTTCGGTCACGATTGCGCCAGCAGCAAGTGCTGGTGACCAGCTAGCCAAATTGTTGAAGTTTGCCACGAGACCGTTATTTTTCAGCGGAAACACTGGCAACATTGGAAACATGTGCGGCATCTTTGGATATGGATAAAGCTTGTAAGCATTCCAGGCAAATTGAGCAGTATCGATATTGTTATTCCAATAACGACCGGATTCAGCATGCACTTGCGCCGCAGTCGGAAATTCACCGCGCAACGTACTTGGAGTCGAAATAGGCTGATCAAATTTGTTGATCACAGGTCCAGGATGATTGAATTGCTCAGATACATCAAGTCCTTGCTCATTCGGCGCATCCGGAATTTGAGGAAGAACAGTCCTTGGTCGCTCACCTGGATAAAGTGGCTCATGACGGGCATCAAGCGGGTTGTTTGGCTCGCCGTACTGACCGTATCGTCTGGGCACTGACAGTGGCTCATCTTGCGGCCACGGCGATTCGGGCACTTGGCGATACTTGCGCTCGCCCTCACCTGCAGTAATATTCGGTCCGTCACCCATTTGAGCAAGGCTCCATAACTTTATTGGTAATTAGAATATGGCGAGCTGTGCACTTGGTCAATTCGTAAAACTACGATAATCACTCACTAAAAGCCGCCCTTCCAGATGCTTCCAGCGTTTCGGCAAGCACCAGCAACACGGCTTATAGCCGGCTTCTTCCGCTTCTTTTCGATAGTGAAAATTGCGTTTTCGCCGCCAATACATAACCTCAGCAAAGGGGCACGATGGTATATGAAACTTGCTGGAATAGGCATTGCCGACGTACTTCACAGGTAACGGCTCTAAATCCTGCCCATACGCCTGCCCACAGCCATAGAAAGCTGCGAAAAGCCAGATTAAAGCAACCCCAAAACGACTCATACCTTTAATACGGAAAAGACGGCAAAAAGTTCAATAAATAGATTAAATCTGCCCTCTTATCTTCTAAGAGCGACAACCTGACCGGTTGAGCGTTCCATCAGGCGATTTTCAATAGAGCCAACCCAAACTGAAAGTAGCTCAAGGTGTTCAATGCCTCTAAGAGAGAGCTTTTCCTTGTTTTCTTTCAGTTGGCTGTAATACTTAAGCAGCGCAGAAAATAGTCTAAATGCCGCTTCCGGCTCGCTGTCTCCATAGCAATGAAGACCTAGCTCAGGGACACCAACAACGACTTTGCCCTGGACTTTATCCGAGCGCCAAAGCTTCGCAGAGAGAAGCCCCTTACCAAAAGGCAACTCGACTTCTTTGATGAGAGTAAGTCCTGGTTTTGTCATCAGACTATCAACTATTCTCCTGCCAAACCAGAGAAGTATACATCGGAAAACAGTATTGTCTACGCTATCCTACGTGGAAATCCTCAATTAGAACCTAGTCATAATCGGGATTTGACGTAATTCACCACATTCTCTGTCATCTGATTGAAGTCTTCGTCTATAGCAAACCACTTAATTGCTTCATTCGCGCGAAACCAAATAAGTTGCTTGCGCGCAAGCTGACAATTGTGTCGCAATGCTTTTTCCAATGCTTCTTCTTTGGTCATTTCGCCTTTCAAATACAGCATAATTTCACTGTAGTTAACTGTGCTTGTTAGTGCGCGCGCATCGCCCCACTTTGCACGCAAAGCCTCAACTTCTTCCACCATGCCAAGTTTTACTTGCTCGGCAAATCTATCTGTAATTCTCTGATAAAGATTTGCGCGATCATTAGCATTGAGTCCAATCCAGATAGTGTCATAGGGAGGATCGACACGACTTGCTGCCTCTGAAAATGGCTTACCTAATACCTTAAACACCTCAAGCGCACGCACCACGCGAAATCTATCATTAACATTCAACTTCTCCGCTGTCTGCGGATCAACTTCTTTCAGCTTTTCCCAAAGTGCATCGTTGCCTTTGCTCTCAGCAAGCTCGGTCAATTCTTGTCTTAACTCTGACTGCGGTGAGACGTCCGGCATCTCCAGTCCTTCCAAAAGCGCTCGGGCATAAAAACCAGTACCACCACAAACAACAGGCAAGTGACCACGCCGAATGACACCATCCATAATGTCTGCGGCTTCTTGTCTGAATTGAGAGACTGTATATTTGTCGTCCGGATTAACAAGATCAATCATATGATGTCTTGCCTTGGCACACTCTTCAGCTGTCGGCTTAGCAGTACCAATATCCATGTGCTTATATACAGTACGTGAATCACAAGCAATTACTTCAATGGGCATTGCTTCAGCCAATTCCAACGCTAAAGCCGTCTTCCCCGACCCCGTTGGTCCGACGAGCGCCACTAGTTTTTCTTTTTTGGGGAGCAACTCTCTCACGAAATACTTGCCTTCAGGATTTCAGAGACAAATGGCCAAATCCAAAACAATTGCGTAAAGAAGAATAGGCTTGGCACAGCAAAAACCAAGCAGTACATCTCCATACCGCGAAGCTTATATGTCTCTTGGATAGCAATCCATTCAAGCGCAATTACCCAGAGCAAAATAGAAATAGAAAGAACCGGATAGAGAGGCCCAAGAAGCAGTCTATAACAGCCAAGCGGCGCTAGAAGTATCCCCGGTAGAAATGCCCAACCCGTTGTTATCAAACAGACGGCAATACGCGACATATGAGCGCCAAATAGTGTGACTGTCAATGCAGCCAACGCCGCTAAGAAAAACCAACGAGCGAAACCTACTATTAGTGAGACAAAAAGCGAAAAGAACATCCATCCAGGATCAACTACTGACGGAACCGTAAGCCCGTCAATGAGTGAAGCTAGGGTGACAACGGCAACCGCACCCCAAAAATATTGCCTATCGAATTCCGGATGCTCAAGTATTTCGCGAAAGGCTTTCCGGGGTTGAGTAAAGATTCCCCAGATTGTATCTGTAATCAAATCTAGTTGGTTCATTTCTGCTACCAAACTATTGCATGAGCCAAAGCGGTTGCTTTTGATACGAAAAGCGCATCGATTCAGGCATCAGTTGATCAACTAAGGACGTAACACCTGCATTGCTCGATGCTGATTCCATCAGCACCGACAATATTGTCGGCATACGTTTGTCTATTACTTTCAAATCGCCTGAATGACCAAACTTCTGACGGCTCAAATCCTGCAAACTTGCCACGGCTTCTTCATAGCCGCCTAGCTGATCAACAAGACCGGCTGCCAATGCCTGTCTGCCACTGATAATTCTGCCATCGGCAATCTTTTTAACTGCCGCAACATCCATATGACGTCCCTCACTAACAGCAGTGACGAATTGATCATATGTGTCGGCAATAATTCCTTGCAGTAATTCACGTTCTTCAGCCGTCATTGGTCGACTAAATGAGCCGATATCTTTGAATTTTCCGGATTTAACAACATTGGACTCAATGCCCAATTTGTGTTCGGCACCTTCTAAGTTGTACAGATTCATGATCACGCCAATTGAGCCCGTAATAGTCCCTGGTAAAGCAACAATCTTGTCCGCCGCACAAGCGACATAGTAACCGCCGGAAGCGGCTACATCTATCATCGATACAACAATTGGCTTGCCTGATTTACGAAATGCCAAAACCGACTGTTGAATTTCCTGACTTGTCGCAACAGTTCCACCAGGCGAATTTATTCTGAGCAACACACCTTTGACGTGGTTATCCTTCTGCGCCCGTCTCAACTGGCGATTCAACCATCCGGCAGTACCAACTTTTGCAAAAGCGGACTCATCACCACCACTAGCAATCATGCCCTTCAACTCTAATACAAGCAAATGATCAATAACCGGACGAAACGGCGAAGAATCAAACTCCGCATCAGCATTTTTAGATGCTGTCACATATGAACTTATAAGCCCGACTGGAATAGCCAGCAGAGAAAGTCCAACGAGTATCCAAATAATTAGTTGCTTGCTTGGACGAAAAGTCGTCATGGTAATTGATTACATTACCTTTTCTTTTTGAGCATCAACTGGCGGAGAGGCAACTTCTACTGCTTTTTGCTCTTCGTCCAATTGCTTGTCCAATTTGGAGACGGCTTCTGCTCCTGATAGATCTATGAGACTTTGTCTGTGGTGTTTGACGTTATTCGCAACCACATCGACATCACGTTGTGCTTTGCGCAACGTGTATTCCATTTCAATTTGCTTGGCGGCGTCTTGTGTAGCACGCGCTTCGCTGATCATTGCTTGCAAGTCTGACAAATCAGTAAGTGAGCGCGAAAGCGCAATCATGTCTCTTTTGTAGTTGCGATAGTTGTCGACCATTCTGTCTGCAACACCGCGCACCATTTGATAAAGCATGATTTGCTGTTCTTGAGAAATTTGTGCTTTCTTGGCATTTTTTGATTCCATGCCATTGATGAGATTCATCATCATAGAAGCACCAACGCTTGTACCAGCGTAAGTTGCAGCACCCGGCATAACCATGGTTGCGGCATTCATACCACCATATACAAGTGTGGAAAGCATTTTCATCATTACAGTTGCTGCGTGTCCCGGATCGGAACTCGGCATCAACTTTTGAATAACAAATTGAATATCAGGCGATCTGCTAAGCGCTGCTTCCCAAAGATCAGCTAACTGAGTTTTTTCAGCATTCTCAACGAGATCTGTTTTGTCAGCAGTTTCCTCAGCAGAATCCATCAATGGAATCGGCACTAAGTTAACGTCTTTGGCGTCTTTCATTAGACCACGACGCCCAAACCAGCCCTTTTTCTTTCCGCCTTCAGCTGAATTGGTGGCAGTCAAATCATTGAGACTTGCGTCTTTTGTTTGAGAGTCCTGTGTTTTTGGAACAAAGTCTTGTTTGGTAACAGTCGACTTCAAATAATTACCGTCGCTGCCGGTTGACTCAACCGGTGCTGCGCCGTCTAAAGACATTGGTGAAAGATCAACAGGTTTTGAACTCTGTCCTTCCGGAATTTGTGTTTCTGGTTCGCCATCTTCCGACAACTTTTCATTCGGTTGATTAATGAAGTTGCTAAGCACATTTTGCCGGCGCCCCAATCCGAGGGACCAGCAAGGAGATATTTGACTGATAGTCAGGGCTAGAAGAAGCCAGGCTGTGATTCGAACCTTAAACACCTAATGACCTCTAACGCAGATTCTGAGTCAATATACCATGCGGTTGACACTTGCCAAGTTACGTTTTTCAAAATCTCTTTTGAGTCGGATAGTTTATCGCAACTAATATAAGAAAAGCGATCACAACTATGTGCGACAACTCGCCGGCAATGACTGGCGGTGAAAGCATTCCGCCGGCCGCATATTCAGCCATTACCCATAATCTGACGCAGGCTGCCAAAGCTAAAGGCCAAACAAACATACGAATAACGCTTGACATGCCTGCATCTTGGTGCTGTTCGGGCGGAGGAGCATAACGTGAAGATTCGTATTCCTCTTCCTCTTGAGAACCTAATAATGATGATCTCAACCCAGTTGGTCCACCTACGCCCAATTTAGTTGGATGTGGCAATTGACCAACACCTGCTGTTGGAAAACGACTTGCAGATTCAAGCGGTGAAGACAACGGCGTATTCATTGAAGGAGTCTGACTTGGCGCGCTTGGCGTTGGAGTTGCCACGGGCATCGGTGATGATGTTGGTGGCACACTTACTGGAGAACTAATTGGCGGATTCATTGATGCCGGTGGTGCAACAGGTGGAGTCACCGGAGGCGGTGCTGCTGGAGTCGGAGCCGGCGTCTCTTCTTTTGGCTCATGGGAATGTGTGTGCATCGGAACTTTTGCAGCAAGCAAAGGCGAGCGCAAAACGTTTGGATCTTCAACTGTTTCAAAGTCATCGATGAAATCATCATATTCATCATATGTAGAATCCAAAAGCGGTGAATGCAAATGACCCGGCCTTGTATGACTCGGCTCTGCCGCAAAGCGATGTTGCGGTTGCTCAACTTCACTACCACCTAACAATGGAGATCTCAGTCCTTTATGTTTGGAGGCAAACTCATCTTGCTCGGATTCATATTCGTATGATGGTTCTGAGCCACCCAAAATTGGTGATCTTAACGCGCGACCTTTCTTTCCGGTTGTGTGGATTGGTGGCTCCTCTTCTTCTTCGTACTCATCCGGCTTGAGCAAAGGCGAGTGCAATTTCTTCATTGGTTTTGGTGGCGTTGGTCTTTTAGCCTCTTCAATTGCCGATATAGCTTCCGGAGTGACTGCCGGCTGTGTCGGCACAATCTCAGGCGCTGCCTGAACTGGCGGCGGGGCGGCGATTTCCGGCTCTTTTGCCGGCATTTGGGTGGCTACGGGAGCCGGATCAGGCTGAAGGCGCTGCCCACATTCAGCACAAAAACGGGCTGCGTCATCGTTAACCACACTACATATTGGGCAATTAATCACTTTCACTTCTCCGGCTACTGCCAAGTCATCCTACTATCTAGTTTAAACTTGTATTTTTCTTAACGATAGAGGTCTTTTTCAGAAAACGGTAATTTGCTTGCCAATAGGTCACATGTTAAACTGTCGAGTCGCTGGAAAGAGCAGCTCTTGAAAATCACAACAATGAAACTGAAGTCCTTATCTGCACTAGCAAGCGCCCTGGCGGTTTTAGCGACCTGCGCGCCCGGTTACGCCGAAAATGCCCCTGCCAATTCCGGCAATGGGCTTAACTTCAAGTTCTTTACAGAAGAGCCGCCCGAATCCCAAGAATCGACTCAGGCAGCTCCGGCAGCCCCCAGCAATCCGGATAAAGAGACAGAAACTACCGCTGCCACACCTGCCAAAGAAGAAGTAGCTCATTCATCTATTGATGATGAGGCACCTGCCGATGGCACACAAATAGCCAGCCGTAAACTGACAGGTTATATTCGCGTGGTTCCGGTTGGAACAAAAATTCCAATCATTATGGATAGCGCTGTTGACAGTGATACCAGTCAGGAAGGCGATGAATTTACAGCTAGATCATCTGAAGATCTATCAATTGATGGATCAACAGTATTGCCGGCTGGTTCAATCATCAAAGGACGTATCGCTAAAATAAGTCCGCCAAAGACAATGGGCAGATCCGGTGCGGTCAGCCTGAAATTCGACACAGTTACAACTCCAGACGATCGTCAAATTCCAATTGTGGCCAATCTGGTGGCACATGGTGGTGTTGTGCACGCACGTCGTGGATTGAAAGATATTGCTATTGATGGTGCCACCATTACTCTGCCGACGGCAGCCGGTTTAGGAATTGGTCTTCTTGCCGGTGGAACAGGACAAGGACGCGTAAGTCCGGGAGTCGGCGCTGGTATCGGTGCCGGTGTCGGTGTTGCAGTTGGTGCAGCAATTCTTCTAATTAAAAAAGGCAAGCGTGTTGATGTGCGTCCAGGCGACGAGTTAAAAATCGAACTCGGCGAAGACCTGCGCATGCCTGTAATGTAATTTCCAATTGAATCTGCCCTCGTAGGGGCGCATTGCATGCGCCCGCACAAAACCCCAGGGTAAATACTAGTATCCACTCCAGGCAAAGCCCGTCGATACCGCGCATCCTTGACATTACACTTAGCGTACCAGCAACGCAGGTGAATCATGTCGAAATACGATCACGCCGGAAGAGCGGCCTTGTTGTCTTTGATTCCTGGTCTCGGGCATATATATGAAGGACAAAACAGAAAGGGAATTCTATTTCTTGTTGTCGGTGCAATAAATTTTTTGCTCTTTCTAGTCATTGTGCTGAACGATCAAATGATCCTCAACATGACACAACTTGGCGCGGCTTATCACATCGAACCAAATGATCAACTCATCGAAGTGTTGAAACAAGTTACATTCGGCAGCACCGTATCCATTATGTTTGGCGGAATGTTCTTGAGTTTTCTTGCCTACACCATTCAAGATGCATACGATCAAGCTTCCTTCACCAAACGCAGACGCATTTATCCCGAGCACATCTGGGAAATGCCTGAAGCAACTTCAAGCTCTTACATCATTCATTTCGCGCTCATGGCCAGTTGTTTCATTCTGGCAATGTTTTTTCTTGTTCCGCCCAAACCAAAACAACAAGTAACAGACATCATGTTTATTGAAAATTTCAAGAAGGAAAAACCCGTCAAAACAATTACACACATTCAGTCGACAAATGCGTCAAAACCATCAGGCAAACATAATCCCAACAAAGAGATAGCAAAAGCCGGCTCTTCGGCTAGCGCACCATCAAAACCGCAAAAGAAAGTCATGCCGATTGCAAAGCCCAATTTGCCGGTTTACGCTGCTCACGCACCACAACCAGCTTCAAGAACAGTAATGCTCACTTCTGCACCATTACCGGCACAACCGCAATTGGCGCAAAAAGCATCGGTCCCTGTGCCCACACTTTCGCAACATCTAGCATCTACCCCACCAACTCCTATTTCGCGCGTAGGACAAAACAGTCAATTTGTCACAGCTCCGGAAGCAAGACAAGTTAATTTAGCGCCCGAAAATATGGGAACGTCGACAAACTTTGCCAGATCAAATGCGGGCAATGTAAATTCGCATGCGCCACAATC
The Candidatus Obscuribacterales bacterium DNA segment above includes these coding regions:
- the sppA gene encoding signal peptide peptidase SppA, which produces MTTFRPSKQLIIWILVGLSLLAIPVGLISSYVTASKNADAEFDSSPFRPVIDHLLVLELKGMIASGGDESAFAKVGTAGWLNRQLRRAQKDNHVKGVLLRINSPGGTVATSQEIQQSVLAFRKSGKPIVVSMIDVAASGGYYVACAADKIVALPGTITGSIGVIMNLYNLEGAEHKLGIESNVVKSGKFKDIGSFSRPMTAEERELLQGIIADTYDQFVTAVSEGRHMDVAAVKKIADGRIISGRQALAAGLVDQLGGYEEAVASLQDLSRQKFGHSGDLKVIDKRMPTILSVLMESASSNAGVTSLVDQLMPESMRFSYQKQPLWLMQ
- a CDS encoding TonB family protein — translated: MSKYDHAGRAALLSLIPGLGHIYEGQNRKGILFLVVGAINFLLFLVIVLNDQMILNMTQLGAAYHIEPNDQLIEVLKQVTFGSTVSIMFGGMFLSFLAYTIQDAYDQASFTKRRRIYPEHIWEMPEATSSSYIIHFALMASCFILAMFFLVPPKPKQQVTDIMFIENFKKEKPVKTITHIQSTNASKPSGKHNPNKEIAKAGSSASAPSKPQKKVMPIAKPNLPVYAAHAPQPASRTVMLTSAPLPAQPQLAQKASVPVPTLSQHLASTPPTPISRVGQNSQFVTAPEARQVNLAPENMGTSTNFARSNAGNVNSHAPQSTSPIASANSFGQGNLPMPKSSTNFGSNGGGTTTAPQPMRANTGGPTNGNGFVPIAPSLPLPGIAPGIGREANSDANHSGDRSSPGSTQSPDFGPYMDELQRRIKRAWIPPVDQETKRVVVNFKIHSDGHVSNLRIEKSSGSSRADQAALVAVENAQPFKQLPKYAPNDVDIQFTFDYNVFGGHRQ
- a CDS encoding DUF4388 domain-containing protein encodes the protein MATDKSATIILDFVRDSVGFVYDRTTKPEKYLGLISLIAPNQAATSAGAVFQYVDFPGALEVRFPHPGVRMGVKFVHLHPGFNQRDAYNNYLSLSSLPLDKPLLLPNDIASLTLDPEIKPFSSEKLAQLNSNLVVPLSVTGTDVSGTVSPNDVASVLEVVLATGKTGTLTLFDLRNRPIARLLYAPGRIEKVVYEQLIGEMGLFEAVYRGRPGSFLFQAQSDFPFEGIPDTQMDTNAMLAEAKRRAQELPQIISAHGGTETRYIRSVGQYDPGRINPSLHWVVERIWQSLDSYITIDKLGERIGSDTYTALWGLHELHSLVYVQPTQARQFSMSGQLGAPLVGAPGVNVWDQIFGFYLDPLSGRPIVQDGNFFGLSPLKDAQVMLHTVAFPNRCQGAVLLKDNKLVGVHNGVWVLQPGQAPPPMKLHQMTSFNLLAEIGGKREMLEPPEPVEVAAAPPMEKEPTAALARSSMRKRMSEDADQINEPEMDGSKLRGMSAPNKIGKKQILIGGIALALIGLLMMIFGSMKPSEAPKQATEEPAQTEQKTDEVANSADDEKKAAEIAVNDANFSKFPPPGFTFENTSKITGALPSFALVSQRQNQRVMVVVWNNTGPVKDLNLLLRRVPYADFVVPEEMDRVKVERGQSYVESDTMQWFVGRYTHADDRKINEMMLIGAYRHPKDSTKAIVIFARPYVKEGNFDFRTSLWLIDSMTQHEGKASEKKASESETPAEPVAEPSTEKTDDVSKAPAE
- a CDS encoding TrbI/VirB10 family protein, which gives rise to MKITTMKLKSLSALASALAVLATCAPGYAENAPANSGNGLNFKFFTEEPPESQESTQAAPAAPSNPDKETETTAATPAKEEVAHSSIDDEAPADGTQIASRKLTGYIRVVPVGTKIPIIMDSAVDSDTSQEGDEFTARSSEDLSIDGSTVLPAGSIIKGRIAKISPPKTMGRSGAVSLKFDTVTTPDDRQIPIVANLVAHGGVVHARRGLKDIAIDGATITLPTAAGLGIGLLAGGTGQGRVSPGVGAGIGAGVGVAVGAAILLIKKGKRVDVRPGDELKIELGEDLRMPVM
- the miaA gene encoding tRNA (adenosine(37)-N6)-dimethylallyltransferase MiaA; translation: MRELLPKKEKLVALVGPTGSGKTALALELAEAMPIEVIACDSRTVYKHMDIGTAKPTAEECAKARHHMIDLVNPDDKYTVSQFRQEAADIMDGVIRRGHLPVVCGGTGFYARALLEGLEMPDVSPQSELRQELTELAESKGNDALWEKLKEVDPQTAEKLNVNDRFRVVRALEVFKVLGKPFSEAASRVDPPYDTIWIGLNANDRANLYQRITDRFAEQVKLGMVEEVEALRAKWGDARALTSTVNYSEIMLYLKGEMTKEEALEKALRHNCQLARKQLIWFRANEAIKWFAIDEDFNQMTENVVNYVKSRL
- a CDS encoding zinc ribbon domain-containing protein, with product MINCPICSVVNDDAARFCAECGQRLQPDPAPVATQMPAKEPEIAAPPPVQAAPEIVPTQPAVTPEAISAIEEAKRPTPPKPMKKLHSPLLKPDEYEEEEEPPIHTTGKKGRALRSPILGGSEPSYEYESEQDEFASKHKGLRSPLLGGSEVEQPQHRFAAEPSHTRPGHLHSPLLDSTYDEYDDFIDDFETVEDPNVLRSPLLAAKVPMHTHSHEPKEETPAPTPAAPPPVTPPVAPPASMNPPISSPVSVPPTSSPMPVATPTPSAPSQTPSMNTPLSSPLESASRFPTAGVGQLPHPTKLGVGGPTGLRSSLLGSQEEEEYESSRYAPPPEQHQDAGMSSVIRMFVWPLALAACVRLWVMAEYAAGGMLSPPVIAGELSHIVVIAFLILVAINYPTQKRF
- a CDS encoding YIP1 family protein, with the translated sequence MNQLDLITDTIWGIFTQPRKAFREILEHPEFDRQYFWGAVAVVTLASLIDGLTVPSVVDPGWMFFSLFVSLIVGFARWFFLAALAALTVTLFGAHMSRIAVCLITTGWAFLPGILLAPLGCYRLLLGPLYPVLSISILLWVIALEWIAIQETYKLRGMEMYCLVFAVPSLFFFTQLFWIWPFVSEILKASIS
- the clpS gene encoding ATP-dependent Clp protease adapter ClpS, which produces MGEGHGQQVIEKKPGIGDTETYPNYRVILLNDDHNTFEHVASCLMKHIPAMSSDKAWGLTNQVHFEGAATVWCGPREVAELYYELLKQEGLTATIEPDA